CGAGTTGCAATAGCCGATGAATCTCATCGAGTTCTTGGTGAGTAAAGTGCATCTCTTTGCCACGTAAATGACCTAGTCCGTAGTGCTCAGAAAAATCGCGCAAAGCCTTACTGGCACTTGCCACCTGTTTACGGTGTTGCACAATCCCTTGTAAGAGAGTGAGAGTTCGTTTATCCATCTTCAGCTCGTTTTACTCAAAAGATGAACGCCGCGAAAAACGTACATCATCAATCCAGTGGTTACCTGAGTATCCAGGTAACTCTCGTTCAATTCGCTCAAAGTTCAATTGTTTAGAGAGTGCACTGCCCTGCGCTTTAAAATGGCTGACTAACGCCATCAGCCAAATATCAAATTCTACATCGGGAGCCAACACCTCATAAGCGTGCGAGCCCGTCATATCATAAGGGCCACGCGCTTGCGTTAACGCATCAAAGAAACACTCCACCGCTTGATAAACCGGATCAACAGGCTCATCTTCCCAGCTCTGCTCGTTAGCAGTGACGGGAATCACCGCGGTGTTTTTCCCGGCTCCATCATTAGAAGGACTGCGTTTGGCACACGCCTCTTGCGCGAGCGTATCTAAAAACGATGCGTACTGTTCAGAGTGTAAATCCGCAGTTGCCTCAAAACGCAGTGGCTCAACTCGCGTTAGCGCACTGGGCATATCGTCGGCCAACGACAAGTCCGGCTTGAAGGTCGGAACACGCTGATAATGGGCATACAAAGTATCAACCAGGCGATTAAGTTTGGCGCTAGCCAAATCGCGCTGCAATTTTGCTAGTACATCTCGCAGCAATGCCGATGTAGCCACCAGCTCTTTGCGGCACACGTCCATGGTCTGTTTCAACTGTTTGAGCAACAAACGGTTAAGCAGTAAATCACTGCCCGCCATTTCACTTAACTCATTGATATTGAAATCAGAGAACAGATCATTAAGTCGCTTTATCTCATTGAGTGAGCGTTCATTTTCACGAATTTTCAGCGTTAAACTGGTGATGCCACTGAACTCATTGTGCACTCGGTAAGAAAACTGCTGCACCAGCTCTAATAGCAAATCAGAGAGTTCAAACACTTGCTCATAAATCGCCGCTTCGTAGGTCTGCTGATCGACCGATTCATGATGCTGACAAGCAATGCGATACCCTTCACACGCTTCGCGCAATCCATCAAGCAAGTCGGCCACCGCACCGCTCGACAGTTTTAAGCGATAGTTTTTCGTTACATGGTGAGATAACCGCATCACCGCACTGTTAAGCTGAGTGCCAAATCCTTCGGTACGAAAAGCCAAACGATGTTTGACCAACAGCTCCGCGACTTTTAAGCCATCTTCGTCAACGGGCAAAGCGCCACTGTTTTCAAACGCCGCATCAGCAATGATCTCGCCATGCCGCTGCAAGGCACCAAAGGCACTGATTAGCGATTGCTTTCGGCTCATTAGAACATCTCTCCTTGAATGTGCGACTCTTCACTCGGCTCTTCAATCCCCGAAAAACGCAGCACAAAATCCATCTGTTCGTAGAGCAGCGACCATTTCGCCGTAGCTTGATATACCGAGCCTGTGCCCGAAATCGCGATCAGATATCCGTTATCTTTTAAATAATCGAATACCTTGCTCAATTTCACTTTCAGAGTGCTCTCTTTACGCCCAACATTGAGCTTGTGCGCCACATCGTCTAACTGAGTTTGCAGCACAGGTGAGGATTCCATTTCCGCCAGCAATTCACCCTCTTTCACAATATCGCCCGCGACAATTGGGCGATCGAGATTTTGCGCCATGCGCGCTAAACGCAACCAACTGACCAAACCGTCGAGTTTATCGCTCACCAATTCAAACTGGCGGCGAATACTCGCTTTGTGCTCTTCCGGTTGCAGATAGCCGCAGTAATAACCCAGCTCATCATTGGTGACTAACACCACGCGACCAATGCGCCGTAAGAACTGGCTCACCTCATCAAAATGCAGAGGCTGCGCCAAATATTGGGTCAACCCCGGCTGGCTGTAATGGCAAATCACCTCACCTTGCAGGAGCCGCTCAATGGTTTCCGTAAAACGATCACTCATGATCTTCTCCTTCCTCTAACAGTGGATTATGCCCAACCGCCGCTAACGCGGGACGATAACGACTCACGCCGCGCTTTTTATCCAACTCATTTTTCACCACAAAATAGCGACTGAGTGTCGGCGTTGGGTCGGGCTGAGCACAAAATAGCGCAATATTGTGTTGCTGCATTAACTCAAATAGACGCCCAATATTCGCGCCGGATAAGCGGCCAATTTCGTCCAACGGCCAGTGAATGCGTACTCGTTCATCGGGACACAAAAAGCGTGTCATGCCGCAGAACACCACAATCACCGCCAGCAACGAGATGCCGGTACTGCTCGCTCCTTTCAAATCCGCATCGGTGCGAATATGCACCGGACGACCGTTTTCTCGCATTGAGATGGTCAAATCCACCAGCGAATAGAGGTTACTGTTGATATGTGAGCGTTTCATGGTTTCCGACAGCTCTGTGAGCGCCTGAATAAACATCGAATCAGGCAACGATTGCTGTCCTTGCTCTACCCAGTTATCCCACACTTGTTTAAATGATTTGAGCAGTGGCCACATTTCAAACTCCGCCACTTTAGAGCGCAGCTGCACTTCAATATCGCTTATCGCTGGGAACGTGTGTTGGGTATAGACCTTCTCTTTAAGCATGCTCGAGACTTGATTCACTTTGCGATTGAGATGCTCTAACGTGTCGTGATATTCAGCGATTAGGTTACCAGATGAGGCGATATTGCTGATAATCGACCGCTCCGCTTGAGGAATAAACTCATTAATCAGTTGGCTAATATCATCAATCACCTCCAACTGATAAGTCGTGCTTGATGGCACATGATGCGAGCTTTGACGCCTCGTATCACTGATGTTGCGCCAAAATTCACCCATCTGAGTAGCGGCGGGTAAGCTTTGCAACTCTGCAGTAATTTCAAGAACTTGCTTACGCAGGTTCATCCGACCGGACTCACTGCGTTTGAGCAGCGTTTCACACTGGTCTTGCACATGCTGGCGATGGGTTGGCATCACCACAGGTTGGCTAACGAAATCTGTCGGTAACTCTTGCTCCAATGCGTGGATATCCGAGGCAATGTGTTCAAGACGTTTGAGTTCGTCATTGATCCCTTTTAAGGTCGTCAAATGGGTTTGCTGATCCGCACGCCATTGCTTGGTCTGATTGTCATACTCAGTTTGATGACGCGCCAATTGCTGCTCTATAGTAAACAGCGCTTGTTGCAGCGCTTGCTCGGCTTGCTGTTTGCTCGTCAGCCCCGACCACTCGGTTCTCAACCAGGCTTGATACTGATTAACCCGCTCACGGTATTGCGCCACCGCATCAACTCGCTGCTGCGCCTCTTCAACCGCTTGTTTGGCGACCATTAATACCTTTTCATCAATGCCT
This genomic window from Vibrio tritonius contains:
- a CDS encoding condensin complex protein MksE, producing the protein MSDRFTETIERLLQGEVICHYSQPGLTQYLAQPLHFDEVSQFLRRIGRVVLVTNDELGYYCGYLQPEEHKASIRRQFELVSDKLDGLVSWLRLARMAQNLDRPIVAGDIVKEGELLAEMESSPVLQTQLDDVAHKLNVGRKESTLKVKLSKVFDYLKDNGYLIAISGTGSVYQATAKWSLLYEQMDFVLRFSGIEEPSEESHIQGEMF